From Chromohalobacter canadensis, one genomic window encodes:
- the nuoM gene encoding NADH-quinone oxidoreductase subunit M has translation MILVCLILIPFIGGLLCWQAERFGEQPPRWIALGTMLLELALVLGVWWHGDYGLNAVQGASDWVLEWRADWIPRFGIEVHLALDGLSLIMIALTGLLGVLAVVCSWHEISRRIGFFHLNLLWILGGVVGVFLAIDLFLFFFFWEMMLVPMYFLIALWGHSGSTGNTRIQAATKFFIYTQASGLLMLVAILGLVFAHHAATGEYSFSYEALRHTAQNELSPQMAWWLMLGFFIAFAVKMPVVPLHGWLPDAHAQAPTAGSVDLAGILLKTAAYGMLRFALPLFPEASQAFAPVAMGLGILGIFYGAILACGQHDLKRLVAYSSISHMGFVLIGIYSGTELALQGVVVLMVAHAFSASGLFIISGQLYERLHTRDMRLMGGLWGRIKGLPGIALCFVAASMGLPGTANFIGEFLVLFGTFDAWPWVVVVASGGFVMAAIYSLFIMQRVYFGPAKEETPLGGLDGRETVMMLGLLALVLWVGLYPGPLLDTSEAAMQNVEHIMTLEETPAMLEETP, from the coding sequence ATGATTCTTGTCTGTCTGATTCTGATTCCCTTCATCGGCGGGTTGCTGTGTTGGCAAGCCGAGCGTTTCGGTGAGCAACCGCCGCGCTGGATTGCCCTGGGCACCATGCTGCTCGAGTTGGCGCTGGTGCTGGGCGTGTGGTGGCATGGCGATTACGGCTTGAACGCCGTGCAGGGTGCCTCGGACTGGGTCCTCGAGTGGCGCGCTGATTGGATCCCCCGTTTCGGGATCGAGGTCCACTTGGCGCTGGATGGCTTGTCGTTGATCATGATCGCGCTCACCGGGCTACTTGGCGTGCTGGCGGTGGTGTGCTCATGGCACGAAATCTCGCGTCGCATCGGCTTTTTCCACCTCAACCTGCTGTGGATCCTTGGTGGGGTGGTCGGCGTCTTCCTCGCCATCGACCTGTTCCTGTTCTTCTTCTTCTGGGAGATGATGCTGGTCCCCATGTATTTCCTGATCGCGTTGTGGGGGCATAGCGGTTCCACGGGCAACACGCGGATTCAGGCGGCGACGAAGTTCTTCATCTACACCCAGGCCAGCGGGCTTCTGATGCTGGTGGCCATTCTCGGCCTGGTGTTTGCACATCATGCCGCCACCGGGGAATACAGCTTCAGTTACGAGGCGCTTCGCCATACTGCCCAGAACGAGCTCTCTCCTCAGATGGCATGGTGGCTGATGCTAGGCTTCTTCATCGCCTTTGCGGTCAAGATGCCGGTGGTGCCGCTGCATGGGTGGCTGCCCGATGCGCATGCCCAGGCCCCCACCGCGGGTAGCGTCGATCTGGCAGGAATTCTGCTCAAGACGGCCGCCTACGGTATGTTGCGCTTCGCCTTGCCGCTGTTTCCCGAGGCTTCTCAGGCGTTCGCGCCGGTCGCGATGGGGCTTGGCATCCTGGGGATCTTCTACGGCGCGATCCTGGCTTGCGGCCAGCATGACCTGAAACGCTTAGTGGCTTATTCCAGTATTTCCCATATGGGCTTCGTGCTGATTGGCATCTACAGTGGCACCGAATTGGCGCTGCAGGGCGTGGTAGTGCTCATGGTCGCGCATGCTTTCTCTGCCTCGGGGCTATTCATTATCAGTGGCCAACTCTACGAGCGTCTGCATACCCGCGACATGCGCTTGATGGGCGGCCTATGGGGCCGCATCAAGGGCCTGCCGGGCATCGCACTGTGCTTCGTGGCGGCCTCAATGGGCCTCCCGGGGACGGCCAATTTCATTGGTGAGTTCCTGGTGCTGTTCGGCACCTTCGACGCCTGGCCCTGGGTGGTCGTGGTCGCCAGTGGCGGCTTCGTGATGGCGGCGATCTATTCGCTTTTCATCATGCAGCGCGTCTACTTCGGTCCGGCCAAAGAAGAAACGCCTCTGGGCGGGCTCGATGGCCGCGAAACCGTGATGATGCTCGGCCTGCTGGCCCTGGTGCTGTGGGTCGGGCTCTACCCAGGCCCATTGCTGGACACCTCGGAGGCGGCGATGCAAAACGTTGAGCACATCATGACGCTGGAAGAAACGCCTGCCATGCTTGAGGAGACGCCATGA
- the nuoN gene encoding NADH-quinone oxidoreductase subunit NuoN, with protein sequence MTSLLALSPLILVCATAIVVMLTIAWRRHHDLTATLTVIGLNLALAAQLLAWWQAPLDVTPLLTVDGLSIFGGVLILVATLACATLGHAYLEGARGPREEYYLLLLCAAAGGIALVSSRHLASLFFSLELLSMPLYGMLAYTYRERGALEAGVKYMVLSAAASAFLLFGMALLYAFTGHLDFAGLGGALASAGGDGWLLAGMGMMLIGLGFKLSIVPFHLWTPDVYEGSPAPAATFLASASKVAVLIVLLRLLQSAPATQDAWFHSLLAVLAFVTMLVGNLLALMQQDLKRLLGYSSIAHFGYLLVALVINEGLAVETAGIYLVTYVLTTLGAFGVVTLLSSPYGGADASRLHHYRGLFWRRPYLTAVLTVMMLSLAGIPLTAGFIGKFYIVAVGVEASRWWLVGAVVAGSAIGLFYYLRVMVTLFLPEPGMQRRDATTDWAQRAGGVVVLALAALVVLLGVYPAPMIDWVRLMAAT encoded by the coding sequence ATGACGTCGTTGCTTGCTCTTTCACCGCTGATCCTCGTCTGCGCCACGGCCATCGTGGTAATGCTGACCATTGCGTGGCGTCGACATCACGACCTGACGGCTACGTTGACCGTGATTGGCCTCAATTTGGCGCTGGCGGCACAGCTTCTGGCCTGGTGGCAGGCACCGCTCGACGTGACGCCGCTACTGACGGTGGACGGCCTTTCGATCTTCGGCGGCGTGCTGATTCTCGTCGCTACGCTGGCCTGCGCCACGCTGGGCCATGCTTATCTCGAAGGCGCGCGCGGTCCACGCGAGGAATATTATCTGCTGCTGTTGTGTGCTGCCGCTGGCGGGATTGCGCTGGTGAGCAGTCGCCACCTGGCCTCGCTGTTCTTCAGCCTGGAACTGTTGTCGATGCCGCTTTACGGCATGCTGGCCTACACCTATCGAGAGCGTGGAGCCTTGGAAGCAGGCGTCAAGTACATGGTGCTCTCCGCGGCGGCCTCGGCCTTCTTGCTGTTCGGCATGGCACTATTGTATGCGTTCACCGGGCATCTCGATTTCGCCGGGTTGGGCGGGGCACTGGCGTCAGCAGGCGGCGATGGATGGCTTCTGGCTGGCATGGGGATGATGCTCATCGGTCTGGGCTTTAAACTTTCCATCGTGCCGTTCCATTTGTGGACGCCGGACGTCTACGAAGGAAGTCCCGCCCCGGCGGCCACCTTCCTGGCCTCGGCAAGCAAGGTGGCGGTACTGATAGTCTTGCTGCGCCTGCTGCAATCCGCCCCGGCGACCCAAGATGCCTGGTTTCACAGCCTGCTCGCCGTACTCGCCTTCGTGACGATGCTGGTCGGCAACCTGCTGGCGTTGATGCAGCAAGATCTCAAGCGCCTGCTGGGCTATTCCTCGATCGCGCATTTTGGCTATTTGCTGGTGGCGCTGGTGATCAACGAGGGGCTGGCGGTGGAAACCGCAGGTATCTATCTTGTGACCTATGTGCTGACGACGCTGGGAGCGTTCGGCGTGGTGACGCTGCTGTCGAGCCCCTATGGCGGCGCCGATGCCAGTCGCTTGCACCATTACCGTGGTTTGTTCTGGCGGCGGCCCTACCTGACGGCGGTACTGACGGTGATGATGCTATCGCTGGCGGGCATTCCCTTGACCGCGGGCTTCATCGGCAAGTTCTACATCGTCGCGGTGGGGGTCGAAGCCAGCCGCTGGTGGCTGGTCGGCGCCGTGGTGGCCGGGAGCGCCATCGGACTTTTCTACTATCTACGCGTGATGGTGACGCTCTTTTTGCCAGAGCCGGGCATGCAGCGCCGTGACGCCACCACCGACTGGGCGCAACGCGCCGGCGGCGTGGTGGTGCTGGCACTGGCGGCCTTGGTCGTGCTGTTGGGGGTTTATCCTGCGCCGATGATCGACTGGGTGCGGCTCATGGCGGCGACATAA
- a CDS encoding endonuclease/exonuclease/phosphatase family protein — MSNATAAAPASQAPRSLRLLTCNLQVGIHTSAYHHYLTRSWQHVLPHPKRQGRLDLIGDTLRDYDIVGLQEVDGGSFRSGHVNQVEYLAKRASFPHHYQQLNRNLGRVAQHSNGLLSRLTPRQVDEYRLPGTLPGRGAIHARFGDGPDALHLVVAHLALGHRARTRQLDYLSELIQPLRHVVVMGDLNCTPDQINAHQRFCRALPLHPVAMPLSYPAWQPRRALDHILISDALHAERFEVLDRLFSDHLPVAVDIQLPTACLRSMPDDNNAAS; from the coding sequence ATGAGTAACGCCACCGCCGCGGCGCCTGCTTCCCAGGCGCCCCGCTCTTTACGCCTTCTGACCTGCAACTTGCAGGTCGGTATTCATACGTCGGCCTATCACCATTATCTGACACGCAGTTGGCAGCACGTCCTGCCGCATCCCAAGCGTCAGGGACGGCTCGACCTGATCGGCGACACGCTACGCGACTACGATATCGTGGGTCTGCAGGAGGTCGATGGGGGCAGCTTCAGGTCGGGACACGTCAATCAGGTGGAGTACCTCGCCAAGCGGGCCAGCTTTCCGCATCATTACCAACAGCTCAACCGCAACCTGGGGCGTGTCGCCCAGCACAGCAACGGGCTGCTGTCGCGCCTGACGCCGCGCCAGGTAGACGAGTATCGCCTGCCCGGCACGTTACCGGGACGCGGCGCCATTCACGCACGCTTCGGCGACGGCCCCGATGCCCTGCATCTGGTCGTGGCGCACTTGGCACTGGGTCATCGTGCGCGTACCCGGCAACTCGACTACTTGAGCGAGCTGATTCAACCGCTACGCCACGTGGTAGTGATGGGCGATCTCAACTGCACGCCGGATCAGATCAACGCCCACCAACGCTTCTGCCGTGCGCTACCACTGCATCCCGTGGCGATGCCGTTGTCGTATCCCGCCTGGCAGCCACGCCGCGCGCTCGATCACATTCTGATCTCCGACGCCTTGCACGCCGAACGCTTCGAAGTGCTCGACCGGCTGTTTTCTGATCATCTGCCGGTGGCAGTGGACATTCAATTGCCCACCGCCTGCCTGCGCAGCATGCCCGACGACAACAATGCCGCCTCATAG